The genomic segment CTTCCGCTTCACCCAGGCGGGTTCCGAGGTGTCGGCCCTGCTCGGCCACATTCCCTCGGCCGTGGGCTATCAGCCGACCCTGTCGACCGACATGGGCGCGCTGCAGGAGCGGATCACCACGACCAAGAAGGGGTCGATCACCTCGGTTCAGGCGATTTACGTGCCGGCCGACGACCTCACCGACCCGGCGCCGGCCGCCTCGTTCGCCCACCTCGATGCAACGACGGTGCTCTCGCGCTCGATCGCCGAGAAGGGCATCTATCCGGCCGTCGATCCGCTCGATTCCACCTCGCGCGTGCTCGAGCCGCGGGTCGTCGGCGAGGAACACTACAACACGGCTCGGCGCGTCCAGGAAATCCTCCAGCGCTACAAGTCGCTGCAGGACATCATCGCGATCCTGGGCATGGACGAGCTTTCCGAGGACGACAAGCTGGTCGTGGCGCGCGCCCGCAAGATCGAGCGGTTCCTTTCCCAGCCGTTCCACGTCGCCGAGGTGTTCACTGGCTCCCCGGGCAAGCTCGTCGATCTCGCCGACACCATCAAGGGCTTCAAGGGGCTCTGCGACGGCACTTACGATCATCTGCCGGAGCCGGCTTTCTACATGGTCGGAACCATCGAGGAAGCCATCGAGAAGGCAGAGCGCATGGCGGCCGAGGCGGCCTGATGGAACGGCCCGTGGCGGTGCGCGTCGAGGACGCTGTCAACAGCGTCTGCCCATGGTCGGGCAAGCCGATCGTGGCCGATGCGCTCACCCGCTACCGGGGACGTGTCGTCGGGTTCTGCAATCCCGGCTGCAAGGACAAGTTCGAGGCGGCCGTCGAGGCATTCGAGGCCGCGATCGCGGAGGCTGGTTGAGCATGGCACGGACCTTCAAATTCGAGCTGGTCTCGCCGGAACGCCTGCTGCTGTCGGCAAACGCCACCGAGGCGGTGGTGCCGGGGGCGGAGGGCCTCTTCATGGTGCTTCCCCTGCACGCACCGATGCTCTCGACCTTGCGAGCCGGCGTCATCGACGTGAAGACGGAGGACGGGGGCGAGCGGCGTTTCTTCGTGCGCTCGGGGCTGGCGGAAGTGAGCGGCGACAGCCTCACCATTCTGGCGCAGCGCTCGGTCGATCTCGATGCGATCGACAAGGGGTGGCTCGCCCAGGAGATCAAGAACGCCGAAGAGGATCTCGCCGACGCCGACAGCGACGACAAGCGCGGCGCCGCGCAGCATGCGCTCGAGCGCCTCAAGGCCATCGAGGCGTCGCTCTAGGCGTCGATGAGCGAAGTCGCGCCGATCGTCGTCAGCGCGCGAGCAGGTGCCGGAACTCCTCGAGCACGCGCGCATAGACCTCGCGCTTGAACGGCACGATGATTTCCAGAAGCTCGTCGGGGTGGGCCCATCGCCAGGCGTCGAATTCGGGCGCGTGACCGGGCGGCGCGAGATCGATCTCGCTTTCGTTGCCGACGAAGCGCATTGCAATCCACTTCTGCTTCTGTCCGCGATAGCGGCCTTGCAACGCCTTGCCGAGCAGGTGGGGCGGCAGGTCGTAGTGCAGCCATCCGGCGCTCTCGGCGGCGATCTCGACCGAGCGGATGCCAGTCTCCTCGGCGAGTTCCCGGCGGGCGGCGGCGTGCGTGTCCTCGCCTTCGTCGATGCCACCTTGGGGCATTTGCCAGAGGGCGCTCGGCTCGTGCTCGTCGTGGGGTTTTGGAATGCGCCGGCCGATCCAAACGAAGCCCACGGTGCTCACGACGAGGCAGCCGACGCACGGGCGATAGCCGTCCGGGGCGGCAATTCCGTTCTTGTTCATTATGCCCGACTCCCGGATGTGGCCCATTGGCCTTGGACCTAACGCGCGGGCCCGACATGGGGCGAGCGGCGCCCCGCGGCTGGCTCGTCGGCGCGGCGCCTCCCGACACCGAACACGACGACAGCGAGCGCAACGCCGGCGGCAAGGACCGACAGACCGATCAATGGCCGGTAGGCGAGCCAGCCGAGCGCGATCGTCAGCGATCCGAGCAGCAGGGTCAAAACCAGGGCGATGACCCCGGTTCCGGCGCGGATGATGCGGCCGACCAGGGGCACGACATCGCCGAGGACGCCGAGGACGCGCAGGAGCAGAATGAACCCGAAGAAGAGGGCGATCAGCCCGACCACACGCAAAACCCAGGTCAGGGCATTGTTGCCGGCAATGGCGTCCGCGAACATGTTGGCCGCTGTCATGATGCCGGACTTCAACAGCAGGATCGTGCGTCCGTTGCTGGTCGTGTAGGGCGTCAGGGCGCCGGATCGCTGCGCGCCGACGCCGCTCGCATCGGCGACGATGGAATGGCGATAGGAGATGCGCAGATCGCCGACGACGGGGGTCTTGGGGTCGCGCGTCATCAGCACGACGCCGTCGACGAGGTGGCTCGGGCGACTGTAGGAGAGCCTCGTCGTAATGCGGTCGACGGCGGCCTGATCGAGCGGCAGCGCCGTCGACGAACCGAGACCGGCCGCCTCCCGTGCCGGCAGGGCGAAGGCTCCGATCCTGGCGTCGGTGGTCGGAAACACCTCGCCTTCGATCGGGAAGGTCGGATTTTCGTGCCCAGCCGGCACCTTGAAGCCCGAGGACGCGATCGGACGGTCCGACCAGGTCAGTTCGTAGCGGTAGGTCGTCACCGTTTCCTCGCCGCCGCCGAGCTTGGTGCGGGTCTCGGAGCTTCGGACCTCCTGCCATTGGTACATCTCGACCACGCGCTCGAGGCGCACGGCGCCAGGTGCGGTGATGGCGAGGCGGCGGTCCTCGGGGTCCGCGCCGAGCACGAGGGGGCCGGCAATGTGCACCAAGCGGCCTTCGAGCGTCGGGTCGAGGCGCGCGGCATCGATCTCGAGCACAACACCGGCGCCTTCCTCGAGGGCGCGATGGGTGTTGATCGCGCGGCCCTCGTTCCAGAACAGCCCGATGAGCGAGGCGATGAGCAGCACGAGGCCGATCGCCATGCCACTGAAGGCGCCGCCGAGGCGGGAGAACCAGGAACGGGACGTGCGTTCGGTGTATGCCATGGGTGCAACCTTCGAGCGAGGTAACAGGCGTGTCGCCGTGCGCGCCTTGACCGTCCGAGCGATCGGACGATGGCGGACAATAGCCTGTCCGCGGCCCGACGGCGAGAGGTGGCGGGCGCACGCCGGGTGCGGTGAACACGTTGCCGGGCGATCGAACGAAGGGATCGCCTCAGTTGGTCGAGGGCGGAATGCTCACCGTTATGCCGTCGAAGCCACTGATCGAGACGCCGGCCGGTAGATCGAGGTTGCGCGGCTGTGTCGCTGGCGTCGGAGCGGGCGCGATGGTGACGGTGGTGGGGCGGGACGGGTTCGGTGCCGCGTTGGTGGTCCCTGCCGGCGGGGCTTGCAGGCCGCTGGCGGCGGGTTCGCTCTGGCGCAGGCCCGTGGTCACGATGATTTCCGGCGAAGATGCACCCGGCGTGGCGGTCGGCGTCGGGGTGACGGGCGAAGGTCGTGGAGCCGGGCGTTCCGCTTGCGCCGCCGAAGGCGCAGGGGCGACTGGCGGCTGGCTGCGCGGGGCGGCGTTCGCGGAAGCGGTGGCTTCCGGGGGCTCGATCCGCGCACTCGCCAGTGTCGGGCGCTCGGCATCGACCGTCGGTTCGAACGAGATGTAGACCGCGAGAGCAAGGGCGGCGGCCAGCACGAGCACCGTTCCAAAGAGGAGAGATCGCATGGCAGTCCCCTCGATGCGGGATCGCGAGACCCCTTGAGATTCCGAGCCGTGACCGGCCTCGACGTCCACCTTTCAGGGAGCACCGCCGACGGCACCTCGCCGCCGGGTCACTCGCCAATCATCGTGTTCCAGCCCGCATTGTTGACCGCGGGACATCGTCAAATGCACGGTCGTGGCCGACGAGCCCACGCCCGCCGGCCACGAACGAATTCATCATCGCGCCCTCGGCCACCGATATCGACCGAGCGAGGGGGCGCCGATCAATTGGGCACGGCCGTCGCCGGCTTCTCCGGGGTCGCGGTCGTGGTGTCCACCGTTTGCGTCGGCACGACCTTGCCGCGGATGAAATCCAGCGCATAGCGCAATTGCACATCCTGCTCGCGGTCGCGCGGGACATAGGCCGAGGAACCGGATTCCTCGTCGCCATCCTCGCTGTTCAGGTGGCCGCGCAGGCTCGCCTCGCCACGGGGGCGCTGCTGGTTGGCGGCCGTGGTCTGCATTTCCTCCGGCAGCGGCTGTTCGACACGCACCGTCGGGACGATGCCCTTGGCCTGGATCGAGCGGCCCGACGGAGTGTAGTAGCGCGCGGTCGTCAGCCGGATCGCGCCATTCGGGCCGAGCGGAATGATCGTCTGCACCGATCCCTTACCGAACGAGCGGGTGCCGATGACGGTGGCGCGCTGATGGTCCTGCAGGGCGCCTGCCACGATCTCCGAAGCCGAAGCCGAGCCGCCGTTGATGAGAATGACCAGCTTCTTGCCCTCGGTCAGATCACCCGGCTGGGCGTTGGAACGCTGGGTCTCGTCCTTGTTGCGCCCCCGCGTCAGCACGATGGCACCCTTCTCGAGGAAGGTGTCGGAAACCGCGATCGCCTGATCGAGCAGGCCGCCCGGGTTGTTCCGCAAGTCGATGATGAAGCCCTGCAGCGCGCCGCCGGCCTCCTTCTTCAAGCGCGCGATGGCCGAGGTCAGCATCTCGTTGGTGCGCTCGTTGAAGGTGGTGATGCGGATGTAGCCGACGTCGGTGCCCTCGAGGTTGCCGCGCACCGGGTTGATGCGGATGATGTCGCGCTTGATGCTGATGAACAGCGGCTCTTCGTTGCCCTTGCGGAGCACGGTGAGCTTGATGATCGAGTTGCGCGGCCCGCGCATCTTCTCGACCGCCTGTTCGAGCGTCAGGCCCTGAATGTTCTCGTCGTCGAGGTGGGTGATGAGGTCGTTGGCGAGAATACCCGCGGCCTCGGCCGGCGTACCCTCGATCGGCGCGACCACCTTGACCACGCCGTTTTCCATCGTGACCTCGATGCCGAGGCCACCGAACTCCCCGCGCGTCTGCACCTGCATGTCGCGGAAATGCTTCGGGTTGAGGTAGGCCGAGTGCGGATCGAGCGCGCTCAACATGCCGTTGATGGCATTCTCCACCAGCTCGCTGTCGACCGGCTTTTCGACGTAGTCGGCGCGCACGCGCTCGAAGACTTCACCGAAAAGATCGAGCTGGCGATAGATGTCGGTGTTGGCCGCGACCGCGATCGGTGAGCGGGCGATGTTGAACGCGGTCGTGCTTGCGGCGGCGATCGCCATGATCACGAAAGCCCAGAATGCAAATTCAGGTTTACGGCTCATCCTTGCACCTTTCGCGGGCTCTCCGCCCACCATGGGTCGGGATCGATTGGCTTGCCCTTGCGACGAAATTCCACGTAGACGATCGGCGGTTCCTCGTCGCCCGCCTCGGCGGTCCGGGGCGGCATGCGTCCGACCGGCTCGCCCGAAAGCACGAACTGGCCAACGACGACGTCGATCGACGACAGACCGGCCAGTAGAACATGATACCCGCCGCCGGCATTGATTATCAAGAGCTCGCCGTAGCTCAGGAAGGGTCCGGCATAGATCACCCAACCATCGTTCGGTGACGTAATCTGGGCGCCGTGGCGGGTCTCGAGGGCAATTCCCTGTGAAGTGCTGCCGTGCGGAGTCTTGTCGCCGAAGCCCCAGAGGCGCGTGCCGCTCGCCGGCAGGGGAAGGGCGCCCTGGGCCTTGGCGAAGGGGAGCGCCGGCTTGATGCGACCCGGGTTGAGCATGGCGGTGCGCACATTGCCTTCGCCGATGCTATCGTAGACGGGTTCTGCGGGAGCGCTCGGGGCGGCGCCGGTGCCGGCGGCCGGCGGCGCCGGCGTACTCGGAGGCGTGGCGACCGCCTCGCCCGCCGGGGCGGCCTCCGCGGCAGCGGCGAGTTCGCTCTCGTAGGCGCCGAGGCCGGCGTTGTCGGCGACGGCCCGGTCGAGCTTGCCGATCAACTCATTGAGGTTGCCGACCGAGCGGCGGTATTCGTCCGAGAGGCGTCTGATCTCGGCCAATTCGGTCTGGGTGTCGACGAGCCGTGTGCGCTTGGTCTCCAAGAGCCCGGCAATCTCGGCCCGGGCCGTGCGCAGGCGGTCGGTCTCGGCCCGAAGCTGGCGGGTCCGCGTCTCGTACTCGGCTACCACCCTGCTCAACTCGTCGATCTGCATGGCGAGCGCGTCGGCCTTCTGGCGGAGTTCCGGGAATACGCGTGAGAGCAGCATGGCGCTGCGCACCATGGCGAGCGCGTCGGCTTCGGGGGTCGCGATCACGGGAGGCGGGTTCCGCCCCATGCGCTGGAGGGCCGCAAGGAGGCGACTGAGATTGCGATGCTCCTGCCGCAGGGCGGTGATCCGGTTCTGGCGCTGCTCGGAAAGTTCGCCGAGGCGGCCTTCCAACTCGCTCAGCTTGCCTTCGCCCTCTTGGATCTGCCTCGCGATCTCGATGAGCTGGCCGTTGATGGCCGCGCGTTCGCGCTCGAGGGCGAGGGCATCGCTCGCCAGATTGCGTTCGCGCGCCAGCGTTTCGCGAAGCTGCTCCTCGGTCTGACCGAGGCGGGCGCGAGCGTTGTCTGGATCGGTGGGCAGGGTCTCGGCCTGGGAGAAGGAGGCCATGGAAAGCGATAGCGCGACACCCGCCACCAAGGCGACCAGCAACCGCCGCGGGTCACCGTTGGGACGAGGCCGTGCCGATCGAAGCATGCTGGTGTCCTGTTGGCGGGATGCAGGTGTTAACGGTTCGCAGAGCTTCCTTGCCAAACGATTAAGGCGAAGGTCGCACGATGGCCAGGGCGCCGACCGCATGTCGTGCCGGGGTGTGGGTTGCGTTGGCGCACCGCCGGGATCTGCGCGGGCGAACGTCACTCGCGGTGGTAGGGATGGCCCGCCAGGATGGTCAGCGAGCGATAGATCTGCTCGAGCAGGACGATGCGGGCGAGGCCGTGGGGCAAGGTGAGGCGGCCGAGCGAAAGCACGAGGTCGGCGCCTGCCACGAGTTCGCTCGCAAGGCCGTCCGCGCCTCCGATGAGCAACTGGATCTCGCGATCCCCCCGGTCGCGTCGCCGAGCGAATTCGCTGGCGAGGCCGGCGCTCGTCAGTTCGATGCCCTTTTCGTCCAGGGCGACGATCGAGGTCGGTTCGATGCGCTGTGGCAGGAGGCGCGCCGCCTCGTCGGCCCTTCGCGCGTCTACTACCGCGGCCCGGCCTTCCGGCAGTTCCACGACGTCGGGGCCCGAAAACCCCTGGCCTCGGGCAATGCGGTTCGCGCGCTCCCTGTAGTGCTCGGCGAGCGCCTGCTCGGGGCCGCGCTTCAATCGACCGACGACGCGCAACTGAAGATGCATCCGCGTCTGCCCCCGTCGACCCCGGCCGGTCGTCCCGCGGGCCCGATCACGGACGCCGCGCCGCACATCCGATGGTCAGGAGACGAGCGGATCGCCCGGTCGGTCGAGGCTCCACATCTTCTCGATGTTGTAGAACTCGCGAACCTCTGGCCGGAAGATGTGGACGATCACGTCGCCGGTGTCGATCAGCACCCAGTCGCAATGGGGTAGCCCCTCGACACGGACGCGGCCGTAGCCGCCATCCTTCAGCGCCTTCTGCAGCTGGTCCGCGAGGGCGCCGACGTGACGTTGCGAGCGGCCGGAAGCGACGACCATCTGATCGCCGATCGACGACTTGCCCACGAGATCGATTGTGACGATGTCCTCGGCCTTGCCCGACGATAGGGTTTCGAGGATCAGCTCAAGCACGGCGGACGCGCCCAACGACGGAGTCATCGAACTGTCCGCGACAACGGCGTTAGCGCCGTCCGATGCGAGATGTGGCATATTCGGGTTTATGTCCCTGCCTTTCCACACGAGGGCCGGCTCGGCGAGCGGCCCGTTCAACGCCGCGTTCGCGACGTCTGCATAGATAAAGCGCGAAGGGCGAGCGAATCAATAGCCGCGTGCATTGGCCGGTCATCATGGCGCGTTGGAGTGACCTTCGCGACTCAGCGATAGAAAGGCGAGAAGCGAACGGGTCGAGGCGTTGCGGTCCATGCCAGCGTCCCCGGTGATGCCGAGGGCGATCTGTTTGCCGAGTTCCACGCCATACTGGTCGAACGGGTTGATGCCCCAGAGGGTCGCGGCCACGAAGACGCGGTGTTCGTAGAGCGCCAGCAGCTCGCCGAGCACATGGGGGGTGAGCCGCCGATAGGCGATGGTCGCCGAAGGGCGGTCGCCAGGGAATGTGGCGTGCGGCGCGAGGCGCGCGGCCTCCTCCTGCGTATGACCGGCCGCAACGAGCGCGCGATGCGATTCACCCTCGCCTCTGCCGGTGAGAAGGGCTTCCGACTGTGCGAGGCAGTTGGCGACGAGGATCGCGTGATGATGGGCGAGATGCGGCTCGTGCCCCTCCGCGGCGATCAGGAATTCGGCGGGAACGACCTCTGTGCCCTGGTGCAGGAGCTGGAAATAGGCGTGTTGGCCATTGGTTCCGGCGCTGCCCCAGACGACGGCAGCGGTCGGGCGGCCGACCGGCCGGCCATCGCATCCGACGCTCTTGCCATTGCTCTCCATGACCAGCTGCTGAAGGTAGGCCGGCAAGAGTTCGAGGCGCTCGTCGTAGGGCGCAACGAGCAGGCTCGGAAGGCGATGTACGCTGCGGTTCCAGACATCGAGGAGCCCGAGCAGCATCGGAATGTTGGTCTCGTCGGGCGCCGTGCGGAAATGCTCGTCCATGGCATGACCACCGGCGAGGAAGGCTTCGAATTCGCGCCGGCCGATGGCGATGGCGAGCGCGAGGCCGATCGACGACCAGACGGAATAGCGCCCGCCCGTCCAATCCCAGAAGCCGAAGGTGCGCTCGCCGGGGATCGAAAAGCCAGCGGCACGGGTGGTGGCGGTGGTGACGGCCAAGAGATGGTGCGCGGCCGCGGCCTCGCCCAGGGCGCCGGAGAGCCAGGCGCGAGCGGTCGCCGCGTTGGTCATCGTCTCGATGGTGGAAAAGCTCTTGGAGGAGATGACGACGAGGGTGCGGGCCGGATCGAGGGAGGCGAACGTGTCGGCCGTCGCCGCGCCATCGACGTTCGCGACGAAATGGCAGCGCGGGCCGTCGCAGTAGGGGGCGAGGGCGCGGGTCGCCATGCGGGGTCCGAGGTCGGAGCCGCCGATGCCGAGGTTGACCACGTCGGTGAAGCGGGCGCCGTCCGCCGCCGCGATCGAGCCGTCGCGAACCCTCTCGGCGAAGGAGAGGAAACGCTCGCGCTCGGCGGTGACCTCGCCAGCGAGTGGTGCAAGGTGGGCGAACGGATGATCCGGCCCGAGGGCGCCCGCGGGGGTGCGAAGAAGCGTGTGGAGGGCGGCGCGCCGCTCGGTGACGTTCACCGGGTCGCCGCGCAGCAGCGCATCGCGCGCGGGCCCGACGCCGCGTGAACGGGCAAAGGCGAGGAGGGCATCGAGCGCCGGGCGGTCGAGCCAGCATTTCGACAGGTCGACGAGAAGGCTGCCGGTGCGGAACGTAAAAGTCGCGGCGCGTTCGGGATCGGTCGCGAAATGCTCGGCGAGGGTGAGGCGACGCGCGTTCGCGGCGGCCTCGTCCAAGGGGCGCCAGGTGTCGTTCGTCGCGTTCGCGGCCATGGACCGTGCCTCCGTTGCTCGCGCGCCCGGTTCCGCGATCCTCAGCCGGAAAGCAAGCCGCGCCGCTCGAGCTCTCGATAAAGCTCCTCGGCAAGCTGCTCGGGCGCCGCTCCGTCGCCATCGAGCACGATGTCGGCGGCCTCGGGGGGCTCGTAGGCCGAATCGATGCCGGTGAAGTTGCGGATGAGGCCCTGGCGCGCCTTGCGGTAGAGGCCCTTGGGATCGCGCGCCTCGCAGACCGCGAGCGGCGTGTCGACGAACACCTCGAGGAACTCGCCCTCGCCGAAGAGTTCGCGCGCCATGCGCCGCTCGGCGCGGAAGGGGGAGATGAACGAAACCATGGTGACGAGACCGGCATCGACCATGAGGCGGGCGACCTCCGAGACACGGCGGATATTTTCCACTCGGTCCGCATCGGTGAAGCCGAGGTCGCGGTTGAGGCCGTGGCGCACGTTGTCGCCGTCGAGGATGTAGGTGTGGCGGCCCTCGCCGTGGAGCCGGCGCTCGAGGAGGTTGGCGACGGTCGACTTGCCGGAACCGGAGAGGCCGGTGAACCAGAGGCAGACCGGCTTCTGGCCTTTGAGACCCGCGCGGGCGGCGCGGTCGATGTCGAGCGACTGCCATTGAACGTTGGTGGCGCGGCGGAGCGCGAAACGGATCATGCCGGCGCCGACGGTCTCGTGCGTCATGCGATCGATGAGCACGAACCCGCCGGTCTCGCGGCAGGTATCGTAGGGATCGAAAACCAGCGGCCGCGAGAAGGAGAGGTTGACGAGGGCCATCTCGTTGAGCTGCAACTCGCGGCCGGCGACGGGCTCGAGCGAGTCCACGTCGATCTTGTGTTTCAAGGCGGTGATCGTCGCGGTGGCGCGCTGTGTGGCGAGGCGGATGGTATAGGGACGACCCGGAAGCAGCGGGGCCTCCGACATCCAAACGAGGTGGGCCGCGACCTGGTCGGCAAGTTCGGGGCGCGTGTCCGCCGCCGCAAGGACGTCGCCGCGCGAGATGTCGATCTCCTCGGCGAGTGTCAGGGTGACGGCCGCCCCCGCGCCCGCCTCGGAGAGATCGCCGTCGGCGGTGACGATGCGAGCGACGGAGGTGGTGCGCGCGGAGGGGAGAACGACGACCGGATCGCCCGGCTTGATTTTGCCGGCGACGACGGTGCCGGCATAGCCGCGAAAGTCGAGGTTCGGGCGGCAGACCCACTGCACGGGAAGGCGGAAGGCGTCGAGGGTTCCGCCGGTCGCCGTCTCCACGGTCTCGAGGTGAGAAAGGAGGGTCGGGCCGTGGTACCAGTCCATGGTCGCGGCGGGCGCCGCGATGTTCTCGCCGCGCAGTGCGGAGAGGGGAATTGCGGTGACGTCGGTTATCGACAGTTCCTGCGCGAAGGCCATGTAGTCGTCGACGATCTCGCGGAACCGCGCCTCGTCGTAGGCGGCCAGGTCCATCTTGTTGATCGCGAGCACGAAGCTGCGAATGCCGAGGAGGTGGGCAATGATGGTGTGGCGGCGCGTCTGGGTGAGGATGCCCTTGCGCGCGTCGACGAGGAGAACCGCGAGGTCGGCGTTGGAGGCGCCGGTCGCCATGTTGCGGGTGTACTGGACGTGGCCGGGCGTGTCGGCGACGATGAACTTGCGGTGGGCGGTGGAAAAATAGCGGTAAGCGACGTCGATGGTGATGCCCTGCTCGCGTTCGGCCTGGAGGCCATCGACGAGGAGAGCGAAATCGATCTCGCCGCCGGTCGTGCCATGTGTGCGGCTTTCGCTCTCGAGCGAGGCGAGCTGGTCGTCGAGGACGAGCTGGGCATCGTAGAGGAGGCGCCCGATGAGCGTGCTCTTGCCGTCGTCGACGCTGCCGCAGGTGAGGAAGCGGAGAATGGAGCGGTGGGAGGTCGCGGTTGCCGGGGCCGTCATCAGAAATAGCCCTCCTGCTTCTTCTTTTCCATGGCGCCGGCGCCGTCCTTGTCGATGAGGCGGCCCTGGCGCTCGGACGTGCGCGAGGCCTTCAATTCGTCGAGGATTTCGGCGACCGTCGTGGCGTCGGAATCGATGGCTCCGCTCAATGGGTAGCAGCCGAGCGTGCGGAACCGCACCCGGCGCATGCCGGGCTGCTCGCCCGGGCGCAGGGGCAGGCGCTCGTCGTCGCGCATGATCAGGAGACCGTCGCGCTCGACCACCGGGCGCTCGGCGGAGAAGTAGAGCGGGACGATGGGGATCGCCTCCTCGAGGATGTATTGCCAGACGTCCAGCTCCGTCCAGTTCGAAAGGGGGAAAACCCGCATGGTCTCGCCGGGCGCGAGATCAGGGTTGAAGAGATGCCAGAGTTCGGGGCGCTGGCGCTTGGGGTCCCAGCGGTGGCCGGGCGAACGGTGGGAGAAGACCCGCTCCTTGGCGCGCGATTTCTCCTCGTCGCGCCGGGCGCCGCCGATCGCGGAATCGAAGCGATGGGCATCGAGCGCCTGGCGCAGCGCCTGCGTCTTCATGACGTCCGTGTGCAGAGCCGAGCCGTGCGAGATCGGGCCGATGCCCGCCGCCAGTCCCTCCTCGTTGGTGTGAACGATGAGATCGAGGCTGTGCTCGGCGGCGATCCGGTCGCGGAAGGCGATCATCTCGCGGAACTTCCACGTGGTGTCGATGTGCAGGAGGGGAAACGGGAGGCGGGCCGGATGGAAGGCCTTCAGCGCGACGTGCAAGAGAACGGAGCTGTCCTTGCCGATCGAATAGAGCATCACCGGGCGCTCGAAGCCGGCGACGACCTCGCGGAAGATGTGGATGCTCTCGGCCTCGAGTTCGGCGAGATGGGGGGAGAGGCGTTTCATCGCTGTCCGTTCCGGGTCGGCACGTGGTTTCGGGAGCCGCCGGCAGTGCTCCGGCGGGCGGATCGGCCCCTATTGGACCAGCCGTGAGGCCGTCGCAAGGGGCCGGGCGGCGTTGTCGGCATCGCAATGGGCGGGGTTGACGGTGTCCTCGGCGGCCGTTGCCCGGGAGTGGTCTCGGGGATGCGAGAAGTCAGTCTCCGGTCTCCGGCGCGCGCGCCCCGGCACGGATGCCGGTCGAAGAGAGTGGGTTTCGCCGCACGTCCACGAAGAGCCACGCCGGTGGCGGCAGCACCGCGAGCGAGGCGGCGCGCGAAGGCGGCACGCGGTGGCGGGCGAGGCGGTGGGCGGCGGGGGACGCGAGAGCGTGGTAGCGCCAGCCTGGGCGGTCCGCGACGGCCATGGGCAAGGTGGCGGCGATCAGCTCCCAGTCGCGCCATCGGTGAAACTGGGCGAGATTGTCGGCGCCCATCAGCCAGACGAAGCGGACGGCCGGGAGGGTCCGGGCGAGGTGGGTGAGCGTTTCGGCGGTGTAAGCAGACCCGAGTGTCGCCTCGAAACCCGTCACGGCGATACGTGGATGGTCCGCGACAGCCGCCGCCCGGGCGATACGATCGGAGAGCGGGGCCAGTTGTGCATGATCTTTCAGCG from the Hyphomicrobiales bacterium genome contains:
- a CDS encoding F0F1 ATP synthase subunit beta, with the translated sequence FRFTQAGSEVSALLGHIPSAVGYQPTLSTDMGALQERITTTKKGSITSVQAIYVPADDLTDPAPAASFAHLDATTVLSRSIAEKGIYPAVDPLDSTSRVLEPRVVGEEHYNTARRVQEILQRYKSLQDIIAILGMDELSEDDKLVVARARKIERFLSQPFHVAEVFTGSPGKLVDLADTIKGFKGLCDGTYDHLPEPAFYMVGTIEEAIEKAERMAAEAA
- a CDS encoding glutathione S-transferase — translated: MERPVAVRVEDAVNSVCPWSGKPIVADALTRYRGRVVGFCNPGCKDKFEAAVEAFEAAIAEAG
- a CDS encoding F0F1 ATP synthase subunit epsilon, encoding MARTFKFELVSPERLLLSANATEAVVPGAEGLFMVLPLHAPMLSTLRAGVIDVKTEDGGERRFFVRSGLAEVSGDSLTILAQRSVDLDAIDKGWLAQEIKNAEEDLADADSDDKRGAAQHALERLKAIEASL
- a CDS encoding RNA pyrophosphohydrolase — protein: MNKNGIAAPDGYRPCVGCLVVSTVGFVWIGRRIPKPHDEHEPSALWQMPQGGIDEGEDTHAAARRELAEETGIRSVEIAAESAGWLHYDLPPHLLGKALQGRYRGQKQKWIAMRFVGNESEIDLAPPGHAPEFDAWRWAHPDELLEIIVPFKREVYARVLEEFRHLLAR
- a CDS encoding PDZ domain-containing protein: MSRKPEFAFWAFVIMAIAAASTTAFNIARSPIAVAANTDIYRQLDLFGEVFERVRADYVEKPVDSELVENAINGMLSALDPHSAYLNPKHFRDMQVQTRGEFGGLGIEVTMENGVVKVVAPIEGTPAEAAGILANDLITHLDDENIQGLTLEQAVEKMRGPRNSIIKLTVLRKGNEEPLFISIKRDIIRINPVRGNLEGTDVGYIRITTFNERTNEMLTSAIARLKKEAGGALQGFIIDLRNNPGGLLDQAIAVSDTFLEKGAIVLTRGRNKDETQRSNAQPGDLTEGKKLVILINGGSASASEIVAGALQDHQRATVIGTRSFGKGSVQTIIPLGPNGAIRLTTARYYTPSGRSIQAKGIVPTVRVEQPLPEEMQTTAANQQRPRGEASLRGHLNSEDGDEESGSSAYVPRDREQDVQLRYALDFIRGKVVPTQTVDTTTATPEKPATAVPN
- a CDS encoding peptidoglycan DD-metalloendopeptidase family protein, with the protein product MLRSARPRPNGDPRRLLVALVAGVALSLSMASFSQAETLPTDPDNARARLGQTEEQLRETLARERNLASDALALERERAAINGQLIEIARQIQEGEGKLSELEGRLGELSEQRQNRITALRQEHRNLSRLLAALQRMGRNPPPVIATPEADALAMVRSAMLLSRVFPELRQKADALAMQIDELSRVVAEYETRTRQLRAETDRLRTARAEIAGLLETKRTRLVDTQTELAEIRRLSDEYRRSVGNLNELIGKLDRAVADNAGLGAYESELAAAAEAAPAGEAVATPPSTPAPPAAGTGAAPSAPAEPVYDSIGEGNVRTAMLNPGRIKPALPFAKAQGALPLPASGTRLWGFGDKTPHGSTSQGIALETRHGAQITSPNDGWVIYAGPFLSYGELLIINAGGGYHVLLAGLSSIDVVVGQFVLSGEPVGRMPPRTAEAGDEEPPIVYVEFRRKGKPIDPDPWWAESPRKVQG
- the rlmH gene encoding 23S rRNA (pseudouridine(1915)-N(3))-methyltransferase RlmH — protein: MHLQLRVVGRLKRGPEQALAEHYRERANRIARGQGFSGPDVVELPEGRAAVVDARRADEAARLLPQRIEPTSIVALDEKGIELTSAGLASEFARRRDRGDREIQLLIGGADGLASELVAGADLVLSLGRLTLPHGLARIVLLEQIYRSLTILAGHPYHRE
- the rsfS gene encoding ribosome silencing factor; this translates as MPHLASDGANAVVADSSMTPSLGASAVLELILETLSSGKAEDIVTIDLVGKSSIGDQMVVASGRSQRHVGALADQLQKALKDGGYGRVRVEGLPHCDWVLIDTGDVIVHIFRPEVREFYNIEKMWSLDRPGDPLVS
- a CDS encoding glucose-6-phosphate isomerase, which translates into the protein MAANATNDTWRPLDEAAANARRLTLAEHFATDPERAATFTFRTGSLLVDLSKCWLDRPALDALLAFARSRGVGPARDALLRGDPVNVTERRAALHTLLRTPAGALGPDHPFAHLAPLAGEVTAERERFLSFAERVRDGSIAAADGARFTDVVNLGIGGSDLGPRMATRALAPYCDGPRCHFVANVDGAATADTFASLDPARTLVVISSKSFSTIETMTNAATARAWLSGALGEAAAAHHLLAVTTATTRAAGFSIPGERTFGFWDWTGGRYSVWSSIGLALAIAIGRREFEAFLAGGHAMDEHFRTAPDETNIPMLLGLLDVWNRSVHRLPSLLVAPYDERLELLPAYLQQLVMESNGKSVGCDGRPVGRPTAAVVWGSAGTNGQHAYFQLLHQGTEVVPAEFLIAAEGHEPHLAHHHAILVANCLAQSEALLTGRGEGESHRALVAAGHTQEEAARLAPHATFPGDRPSATIAYRRLTPHVLGELLALYEHRVFVAATLWGINPFDQYGVELGKQIALGITGDAGMDRNASTRSLLAFLSLSREGHSNAP